The following nucleotide sequence is from Osmia lignaria lignaria isolate PbOS001 chromosome 16, iyOsmLign1, whole genome shotgun sequence.
CATTCCTAAAAAGTATGTTTCTTCTAATGAATGTAAATATGCTTTATACATGTCCATGTATCATTATGTTATTATGTTAATTGACCTCtcgtaacaaatatttttcagctATATTAGCGACAAACGTTGATGATGTTCGAGAAGTTCTTAATTACTATAAGCAATTTGATAATCCATTACAAGTCTTTAGAGAAAATCAACGAAAGTTATTGGTaactattatatttatattttttcgagTAGTAACTAAACGAAGTATATCTAATTAACTCCGATATTTTCAGATGCaaatggaagaagaagagagtaAGGCACAACAAGAGAGTAATAAAGTACTTACGTCAAGATGGAAATCAACTTTCAACCGAAATCCTTAAGTTGTATCAGAAAATGCAATGTTGTAGATTACAAAACTTGTAAATTATTATCAACATGTTCATTCATTTTGTCGATGCAtattacatgtaattattgtacaatttttactataaataaataaacaagtaATTCATATATcgaaatactgttattatttCTTTCGTGTGTTTTGCTTCTTTCTAGAACGTGAAGTTTTAACTTTCGGTAAAAACATCTCTTGTAACACGTTACTGTCGTCCAACTGAGTTATATCCACTTCCTGACTCACGCTTATTAATTCTTGGCTACTAATTGGTGTTTCTACGTTATCTAACTTTTCTTGAGATAATACTTGTGATTTTGTTTCTGTTGTTTGCAACCAACTTAAAACTTTTTCATGAGGGGCTGCTGTTAAAGAAATTGGAACTTCTTCACATATTTCCCATACGGCTAAAAGTTCTGGTGCTAATAGATCTGTGTAAGAGTTTAATTGTTCAAGAGATTGCTTCCAACCCACTTCAACATTATCTGAATTATGGTTCGTATTTTTTAACTGTAAGTTCTTATCGGTGAAacctaaaaattaaatataaaggtAGAATTAAGAAAACAGAAGTTTATTTCATGATTACTTACACCCAATAATATGTTGCATATTTGATTTATCGGAAATTGTAAGGGGTACTATGGTATCTGGTTGTGTAGATACTGCATTTTCCCAATCATTCAATAAGTAATATGACTTACAGTTTACCAGTGAATAAGTGTTCAATGCAGTATCATGTGTTATAGATTGATAAAATATATCGCCTGAAAAGATGATCATattgaattttcgaaaattacaataaataatgacaatacaatatacataccaatagaattttgaaagaatagaaatatattttccGCGCTATTTTTGATCATATAACAGCCGCTATTGCTTAATTCAAACCTGTCTCTTAAATATGGATTCAAACACATTCCCCGCATTTGAGATTCATTCAGCGTTTCCATAACATGGGGAGGagtaaatggaaaattaaacgAGTGCGAAATCTCACTGCTCGTCcatgtatttaaaattattctattttcccCAGATATTTGACTAGATAGCATAACAAATTCCTTGTCATCTCTAAAAACAATTACAtttgaatatatttaaacaaaattaatgtaaatatttCAGCCAAACAAATTTCTGCTACCTATTTAAAGCATGACCTATAAGCGGTGGACCTTTAAATTGATGTGTCCATTTTTGTTGAACGCATTGTTTAGGCGAACGATTGTCACACATTAAAAGACTATGATAAGTTCCAATATATCTACAGAAACTATTTCTACTTGCAATATCTAATGAAAGATTTTCACACTTTTCCAAATTAGATTTTGGGCATAATGTTAATACGGGTCTTTCGAATGGAACCTGTAAACATATTAAAGCGTATTTTTATTGACTTCAGTCAATAAATCATacatttttgaaagaaattttttaaatgcttttacCCTAGTATCAAGATAATGAAGACAACACCTATCCACGTATAAAATAACATCTGGATCCATTAACTGAAACTTTATATTTGCCCATAAATCATCTACTACAGTAGTCTGGAACACATTATAACTACTTATATGCTGCCTACAAAATAGAAACGATACGTGAACCTTTTATTCAAACAAAACAGATATGCCCATATTGCTGTACGTACATTTTAGTTATATCCCATAATGTTACAGATCTTTCTACATTCACTGTgcaatattgatttttattaattaaatgtaagTCTGCACTAACATATGGAACTGCTGATGGCTGTGTATGAATTTCAGTAAGACGTAGTTTGTTATCGCGCTCATATAgcatataaaaattacaattatgcTTGTATCTGCCCAAAATCATACCTAATGTAACAATTAAAACGATTACTAATATTGTTTCTTTTAGAGTATTACTCTGTAAATGAAAATACATGTGCTTACATGCATTAGCATTAATATTATGTTTTAATTCATATAATGAACCTTCAAGTTCACATTTAGCTGCCTTCTGTAACAATGGTTTCCACAAATATTCCTCTTCATTTACAACAGGTACACTTACTGCAAATATATTACAACATCAATATAAACTATgaacaaatataaattattttacaataacaaTACCTAAGTCTCCCATAAacggaaaaagtaaaatatttatattgtggAATTGCACATAATCTACAGTGCCACCAGTATAGTAccaattataaatctaaaaaaaattgttatttattatgGTACATGAATTGTGtactataattaattttacccCTTCAAAATAAGGATCTGGATCCTTGTCCATTGTTTCTGCTAAATCTGCTATGTACTTGGGTATTTTTGTAGTAACTGCATCTTTAGTAGAAGTCCACTTTACATCCTTCTTACATATTAATCTTAGTTctatacaaacatttttattcataattaaagGATTCTTTTAAAAGATTGTATCCATACAGTGAAATAAAGGTACCTTTTTCATGTTTAGAATAATACTGTTTCATCCtttttatatcattatttaTATGATTTTTAAGCGTAACCAATTCCAATACAGGATCTTCTTCGTTTAGTACTATAAGATTTATACATCCAGTTAAACTTATTTATCCAACATAATATTCAATAAAGTATTGTAttgtaaaattgaaatgtttaCCACTTCTAGGTAATCTAACAGGAGGCAATAAAGGTTTTGGTAAATCACAGTGATAAGGATAATCTTGATactgttctataatgttttctAAATCTGCCTCATccaaaatcaaattattatgtaaattataaCCAGGTACTAAGTAATGAGGGtaatgttttaaaaatgttgGTCTCAATTTGTCCTTTAAATTGGCCTCAGCACGCTTATATGCTTTAGATGTTAAAATACTTTGTTCCTCCattctattaatttcttttattcttgtatttttttatctaaaacaaattgtttttgtacaaattataattattttgtaatcatttttattgtaattattgcATTGAAATAAAAGCAGGAAAATACTTAatctttatttaacattttgttATACATTATATTGTATAATACTAAAACATTCATTAAGTATTAAATtggtaaataattgtttatgtAACATAAGCCATTCTCAACCCTTATAGCATCTTCCTCAAAATGTATGTAATACCACTGACTGCCACTGACCAGTCACTACAGATCTAAGACTGGATATGCCTTTATTACCGATGGGTGACCATTTTTGGCATACACACCGACGAGAGCCTACTAAAGACTGCCACACTTATGGGAATTTGTGTCATCGGAAAAATTCACCGTGTTTTTACGCCCTCTAGAATATATTGCGGCCGCAGTAAGAAACAGAACTCGAATCAGTCAACTTGCCGGtaagatatatacatatataaaactcGCAGCCATTTGCTCATATTGctcataataaaattattaataaatgatatgaTAATACCTTGCATATATATAAGTCACGAATAACTGAACGTTTATAAATgattagtaattatattatgatcaatatgattgcccaggtctcaccacgtggAGGTTGCCGCGACAGGAGACCCGCCCGATCCGCACCCATCCACCCTTCCTTTTGCAGATAAAAAAATGTACTATAATACAATACAACTAAATCTTACTATCATACTATCATACATCTTTTCAGTAGTACTCCATTTGTTGTACAGTTACACAACGTACGACCCATGTACGTTCTGTAAATGTTACACAAATGGATATATCAGCTAGCCTACCCGGAAACGGTACTAATTTGGAATAGAACCTCAGCATGAATCTTGaaaacacacaaaaccattatggtACTGATAGAAAGTATCCATAATggaaacaacacacaaaaccattatgatactgataaaaagtatccataatggaaacaacacacaaaaccattatgatactgataaaaagtatccataatggaaacaacacacaaaaccattatgatactggtAAAAAGTATCTATAATggaaacaacacacaaaaccattatgatactgataaaaagtatccataatggaAACGATACACAAATCCCATCGATGAAGAAATCAGAACATAACCATCGATGATTAACATTTTACCTTCAAATTCATAGGAAATGAACCATATATTCCAGTCACGTGACCGAACCTACCTAACTAAAAAGCTAAAGAtacaaatcaataattccaaaccttcattcaatgtacattgaatcctCCCTAACTAGAAGCTAAACCATTTTCAACAATCGTTTCCACACTGTAAC
It contains:
- the TAF1C-like gene encoding TATA box-binding protein-associated factor RNA polymerase I subunit C-like; translation: MEEQSILTSKAYKRAEANLKDKLRPTFLKHYPHYLVPGYNLHNNLILDEADLENIIEQYQDYPYHCDLPKPLLPPVRLPRSVLNEEDPVLELVTLKNHINNDIKRMKQYYSKHEKELRLICKKDVKWTSTKDAVTTKIPKYIADLAETMDKDPDPYFEGIYNWYYTGGTVDYVQFHNINILLFPFMGDLVSVPVVNEEEYLWKPLLQKAAKCELEGSLYELKHNINANACMILGRYKHNCNFYMLYERDNKLRLTEIHTQPSAVPYVSADLHLINKNQYCTVNVERSVTLWDITKMQHISSYNVFQTTVVDDLWANIKFQLMDPDVILYVDRCCLHYLDTRVPFERPVLTLCPKSNLEKCENLSLDIASRNSFCRYIGTYHSLLMCDNRSPKQCVQQKWTHQFKGPPLIGHALNRDDKEFVMLSSQISGENRIILNTWTSSEISHSFNFPFTPPHVMETLNESQMRGMCLNPYLRDRFELSNSGCYMIKNSAENIFLFFQNSIGDIFYQSITHDTALNTYSLVNCKSYYLLNDWENAVSTQPDTIVPLTISDKSNMQHIIGCFTDKNLQLKNTNHNSDNVEVGWKQSLEQLNSYTDLLAPELLAVWEICEEVPISLTAAPHEKVLSWLQTTETKSQVLSQEKLDNVETPISSQELISVSQEVDITQLDDSNVLQEMFLPKVKTSRSRKKQNTRKK